One segment of Streptomyces sp. NA02950 DNA contains the following:
- a CDS encoding LysR family transcriptional regulator, which translates to MELEVRHLRALCAIADTGSLRKAARQLGMTQPSLTTQLRRIEKTIGGRLFSREVTGSRPTPLGRSVLCRARPIVAEMSALLTDVRLEAGQAAEARLRIGSTGSRAVVGWLRRLRARYPDTDTTIHIDVSANALLQMVAANQLDVAFVHEVEGAPLRVPDNVRRRVLVAREPQFVALSDAHPAAARQSVHLADLATDQWMVDPSVDGEGPGLRRVLAAAGVRPRVVYGDYLTAADLVASGEVVTPCQPTARSRQGVAVRPLCGDPLTVRLFLASRAMTAARAGHSGGGPADGLIDVDALFGDLEEAYFEIAWASDAYRQWLVRNESPLLRFHDARLPDPLLGVGLAGPDDGS; encoded by the coding sequence ATGGAGCTCGAGGTGAGGCATCTTCGTGCACTATGCGCCATCGCCGACACCGGCAGCCTACGGAAGGCGGCGCGTCAACTCGGCATGACCCAGCCTTCGTTGACGACCCAGCTCCGGCGGATCGAGAAGACCATCGGGGGCCGGCTGTTCTCGCGGGAGGTCACCGGCAGTCGGCCGACCCCGCTGGGGCGGTCCGTGCTGTGCCGCGCCCGCCCGATCGTGGCCGAGATGAGTGCCCTGCTCACCGATGTCCGGCTGGAGGCCGGGCAGGCCGCGGAAGCCCGGCTGCGCATCGGCAGCACCGGGAGCCGGGCCGTGGTCGGCTGGCTGCGCAGACTCCGCGCCCGCTACCCCGACACGGACACCACGATCCACATCGATGTGTCCGCGAACGCCCTCTTGCAGATGGTCGCGGCCAACCAACTGGACGTCGCCTTCGTCCACGAGGTCGAGGGCGCCCCGCTGCGGGTCCCCGACAACGTCCGGCGCCGCGTCCTGGTGGCGCGGGAACCGCAGTTCGTCGCCCTGTCCGACGCCCATCCGGCGGCCGCCCGGCAGTCGGTGCACCTGGCCGACCTCGCCACCGACCAGTGGATGGTCGACCCCAGCGTGGACGGCGAGGGCCCCGGGCTGCGGCGGGTGCTGGCCGCGGCCGGGGTGAGACCCCGGGTGGTCTACGGCGACTACCTCACCGCCGCCGACCTGGTGGCCTCCGGTGAAGTGGTCACCCCCTGCCAGCCCACCGCCCGCTCCCGCCAGGGCGTGGCCGTACGCCCCCTGTGCGGGGACCCCTTGACCGTCCGGCTGTTCCTGGCCTCGCGGGCGATGACGGCGGCCCGCGCCGGACACTCCGGGGGCGGTCCGGCCGATGGCCTCATCGACGTCGACGCCCTCTTCGGTGACCTCGAGGAGGCCTACTTCGAGATCGCGTGGGCCAGCGACGCGTACCGCCAGTGGCTGGTGCGCAACGAGAGCCCCTTATTGCGCTTCCACGACGCCCGGCTGCCCGATCCGCTGCTCGGTGTCGGGCTCGCGGGCCCGGACGACGGCTCGTAG
- a CDS encoding trans-aconitate 2-methyltransferase — protein sequence MTETAAAADWQAWQRSWDRQQEWYLPDREERFRAMLDAVEALVGPEPRILDLACGTGSISDRALRRFPKATSTGVDLDPALLTIARGHFTAESLFRAESRVAFVTADLRDPEWTRRLPHRHYDAVLTATALHWLRSEELSVLYGQVAGVLRDGGVFLNADHMPDPATPRINAADHAFQKERQARDKAAGTQDWVDWWETAARDAALAGPVAERFRIFGNPADGDHADGEVQSAAWHARALRDAGFAEARAVWCSVSDAMVLGLK from the coding sequence ATGACGGAGACCGCCGCCGCAGCGGACTGGCAGGCATGGCAGCGGAGCTGGGACCGGCAGCAGGAGTGGTACCTCCCTGATCGTGAGGAGCGGTTCCGGGCGATGCTCGACGCGGTCGAGGCGCTCGTCGGCCCGGAGCCGAGGATCCTGGACCTCGCATGCGGCACGGGCAGTATCTCGGATCGGGCGCTCCGCCGGTTCCCGAAAGCCACCAGTACCGGTGTGGATCTGGACCCGGCGCTGCTGACGATCGCCCGCGGCCACTTCACGGCCGAGAGCCTCTTCAGGGCGGAGAGCCGCGTCGCGTTCGTGACGGCCGATCTGCGTGACCCGGAGTGGACGCGGCGGCTGCCGCACCGCCATTACGACGCCGTGCTCACCGCCACCGCGCTGCACTGGCTGCGCTCGGAGGAGCTGAGCGTGCTGTACGGCCAGGTGGCGGGCGTGCTGCGGGACGGCGGTGTCTTCCTCAACGCCGACCACATGCCGGACCCGGCCACCCCCCGGATCAACGCCGCCGACCACGCCTTCCAGAAGGAGCGGCAGGCGCGCGACAAGGCGGCCGGTACCCAGGACTGGGTGGACTGGTGGGAGACCGCCGCCCGGGACGCGGCGCTGGCCGGACCGGTCGCCGAGCGGTTCAGGATCTTCGGCAATCCGGCCGACGGCGACCACGCCGACGGTGAGGTGCAGTCCGCGGCCTGGCATGCGCGGGCGCTGCGCGACGCGGGCTTCGCGGAGGCGCGCGCGGTGTGGTGCTCGGTCTCGGACGCG
- a CDS encoding VOC family protein: protein MTPRFDAISMVVADMAAALAFYRRLGLDIPAEADTQPHAEATLPGGTRLLWDTVETVRSFDPDWTPPSGSGRISPAFLCDSPAEVDTVYAELVRAGAQGHKEPWDAFWGQRYAVVLDPDGNGVDLFAPLPG from the coding sequence ATGACACCACGATTCGACGCGATCAGCATGGTCGTCGCGGACATGGCCGCGGCCCTCGCCTTCTACCGCCGGCTCGGCCTGGACATCCCCGCCGAGGCCGACACCCAGCCGCACGCCGAGGCGACCCTGCCCGGGGGGACGCGGCTGCTCTGGGACACCGTCGAGACGGTCCGCTCCTTCGACCCGGACTGGACCCCGCCGAGCGGTTCCGGCCGCATCTCGCCGGCCTTCCTCTGCGACAGCCCGGCCGAGGTGGACACGGTCTACGCGGAGCTGGTGCGGGCAGGCGCACAGGGGCACAAGGAACCCTGGGACGCCTTCTGGGGACAGCGCTACGCCGTGGTGCTGGACCCGGACGGCAACGGCGTGGACCTGTTCGCACCGCTGCCCGGCTGA
- a CDS encoding DUF2330 domain-containing protein, whose protein sequence is MEIGGVGGRLSPGRRRALVVVLALVLVQLGSLVRPAWACGCGGMVPGRNSTIAVQRETSVVRWDGTSEEIVMSLTVGGDAPEAAWIMPVPHRATVTLGDQDLFDEVSEVTAPVDKERHYFWPRDGDWPFDGGDGDGAVGAAPQDGAKAGAPPVGVVGRERLGPFDVARLTATDPDALRDWLERNAFDLPDRLADGLKPYVRAKWEYVAVRLAPAEDASKDTSGTGGTGGTGGTGGRAVLGGTLEPLRLRFASERLVYPMRLSRLARTPQGLDLYVLAPHRMEPRGDIGGRKPEVTYAGRVDPGGAPRGELEKLAGRRMFLTAFRQEFPWPERISGDHELRRAARDSTYQRVVYHDSLLTAGGVPVWLLTVGGGLLVTAGVTVAVIRRRRRPVVRWGPGHPAPAQDNWPS, encoded by the coding sequence GTGGAGATCGGGGGAGTCGGCGGACGGCTGTCGCCGGGACGGCGACGGGCGCTGGTCGTGGTGCTGGCCCTGGTGCTGGTCCAGCTCGGATCACTGGTGCGGCCCGCCTGGGCGTGCGGCTGCGGCGGCATGGTGCCGGGGCGGAACAGCACCATCGCGGTGCAGCGCGAGACATCGGTGGTGCGCTGGGACGGCACCTCCGAGGAGATCGTCATGAGCCTCACGGTGGGCGGCGACGCGCCGGAGGCCGCGTGGATCATGCCGGTGCCGCACCGGGCCACCGTCACACTGGGCGACCAGGATCTCTTCGACGAGGTCAGCGAGGTCACCGCGCCGGTGGACAAGGAGCGCCACTACTTCTGGCCGCGTGACGGCGACTGGCCCTTCGACGGCGGTGACGGGGACGGCGCCGTGGGGGCCGCGCCCCAGGACGGTGCCAAGGCGGGCGCCCCGCCGGTGGGCGTCGTCGGCCGTGAGCGGCTGGGCCCGTTCGACGTCGCGCGGCTGACCGCGACCGACCCGGACGCGTTGCGCGACTGGCTGGAGCGGAACGCCTTCGACCTGCCCGATCGGCTGGCGGACGGGCTGAAGCCGTATGTGCGGGCGAAGTGGGAGTACGTGGCCGTCCGTCTCGCGCCCGCCGAGGACGCCTCGAAGGACACCAGCGGCACGGGTGGGACGGGCGGTACCGGCGGCACGGGCGGCCGGGCCGTACTGGGCGGCACCCTGGAACCGCTGCGGCTGCGCTTCGCCTCCGAGCGCCTGGTCTATCCGATGCGGCTGTCCCGGCTGGCCAGGACACCGCAGGGGCTGGATCTCTACGTGCTGGCCCCGCACCGGATGGAGCCGCGCGGCGACATCGGCGGCCGGAAGCCCGAGGTGACGTACGCGGGGCGGGTCGATCCCGGGGGTGCGCCGCGGGGCGAGCTGGAGAAGCTGGCGGGGCGGCGGATGTTCCTGACCGCGTTCCGGCAGGAGTTCCCTTGGCCGGAGCGGATCTCGGGCGACCACGAACTGCGGCGCGCCGCCCGCGACAGCACGTACCAGCGGGTCGTTTACCACGACAGCCTGCTGACCGCGGGCGGCGTTCCGGTGTGGCTGCTCACCGTGGGCGGCGGCCTCCTCGTCACGGCCGGTGTGACGGTGGCCGTGATCCGGAGGCGGCGCCGCCCGGTGGTGCGCTGGGGGCCGGGCCACCCGGCCCCGGCTCAGGACAACTGGCCGTCGTAG
- a CDS encoding STAS domain-containing protein — MFDDRPAFGVRVRVLGGVTVAEVAGELDIFAAGRIAARLESLAQVRCPDLVLDLRPVTFLDCAGLSLMCRLRNRVLEREGRLRLVIDDPRFLRLLRMVRLDDAFEVLEDLTPAVAGAAAPASERT, encoded by the coding sequence ATGTTCGATGATCGGCCCGCCTTCGGAGTCCGTGTACGTGTGCTCGGTGGCGTCACGGTGGCCGAAGTGGCGGGAGAGCTGGACATCTTCGCCGCGGGGCGGATCGCGGCACGGCTGGAGTCCCTCGCCCAGGTCAGGTGCCCGGATCTGGTGCTGGACCTCCGGCCGGTCACCTTCCTGGACTGCGCGGGGCTGTCCCTGATGTGCCGGTTGCGCAATCGTGTGCTGGAGCGTGAGGGGCGGCTGCGGCTGGTCATCGACGATCCGCGGTTTCTGCGGCTGCTGCGCATGGTCCGGCTCGACGACGCCTTCGAGGTGCTGGAGGATCTGACTCCGGCGGTCGCGGGGGCGGCGGCTCCGGCTTCTGAGCGCACCTGA
- a CDS encoding HAD family acid phosphatase, translated as MTAARTRSRRFGGTATAVAIAIGLGGTATTANAAAPAAAPAAASATTAASADKVDYETWQQDVRDIIDNQARPYVEQRTADPGGQKQAIVLDIDNTSLETDLGLTFPQHAVDPVLKLTQYAHQRGVDIFFVTARPGIIYPVTEYNLEKVGYSVEGLYVRFLPDLFTNVGAYKAAKRAEIEKKGYTIIANIGNTPTDLVGGHAERHFKLPDYDGQLS; from the coding sequence ATGACAGCAGCACGTACGCGTTCGCGACGGTTCGGCGGGACGGCGACGGCGGTGGCCATCGCCATCGGCCTCGGCGGAACCGCCACGACGGCGAACGCGGCGGCTCCGGCCGCCGCACCGGCTGCCGCCAGTGCCACAACCGCCGCGAGCGCGGACAAGGTCGACTACGAGACCTGGCAGCAGGACGTGCGGGACATCATCGACAACCAGGCCCGCCCCTACGTCGAGCAGCGCACCGCGGACCCCGGCGGCCAGAAGCAGGCCATCGTCCTCGACATCGACAACACCTCGCTGGAGACGGACCTCGGCCTCACCTTCCCGCAGCACGCCGTCGACCCGGTGCTGAAGCTCACCCAGTACGCCCACCAGCGCGGCGTGGACATCTTCTTCGTCACCGCCCGGCCCGGCATCATCTACCCCGTCACCGAGTACAACCTGGAGAAGGTCGGCTACTCGGTCGAGGGCCTGTACGTACGCTTCCTGCCGGACCTCTTCACGAACGTGGGCGCGTACAAGGCCGCCAAGCGCGCGGAGATCGAGAAGAAGGGCTACACGATCATCGCGAACATCGGCAACACCCCGACCGACCTGGTCGGCGGCCACGCCGAGCGGCACTTCAAGCTCCCCGACTACGACGGCCAGTTGTCCTGA
- the sodX gene encoding nickel-type superoxide dismutase maturation protease — translation MREELHDRGQERGRDQQGLLRIGLAEVYNPSMQPTLYPGDQLVVRYGAPVRPGDVVILRHPFRQDLLIVKRAVERREGGWWVRGDNPYVENDSREFGVVPDELVVARAWVRLRPRPGAGSGGQRSIAGLLSWAASAVRPVRSRSSRGPRSAAAERSASRRLRAR, via the coding sequence ATGCGGGAGGAGCTGCACGACCGCGGGCAGGAGCGCGGTCGCGATCAGCAAGGACTGCTGCGGATCGGGCTCGCCGAGGTGTACAACCCGTCGATGCAGCCGACGCTGTACCCCGGTGATCAGCTGGTGGTGCGGTACGGGGCGCCGGTGCGGCCGGGGGACGTGGTGATCCTGCGGCATCCGTTCCGCCAGGATCTGCTGATCGTCAAGCGGGCGGTGGAGCGGCGCGAGGGCGGCTGGTGGGTGCGGGGCGACAATCCCTACGTGGAGAACGACAGCCGGGAGTTCGGTGTGGTGCCGGACGAACTGGTGGTCGCGCGGGCGTGGGTGCGGCTGCGGCCGCGGCCCGGGGCCGGGTCCGGGGGTCAGCGTTCCATCGCGGGGCTGCTGTCGTGGGCGGCGTCCGCGGTGCGGCCGGTGCGATCGCGCTCCTCTCGCGGGCCGCGGTCGGCGGCGGCCGAGCGCTCGGCGTCGAGGCGCTTGCGGGCCCGGTAG
- a CDS encoding serine hydrolase — translation MGAGGWSTARLDRMRDVLARHVEEGAAPGLVALVSRRGETRAEVIGAQAFGGVPMRRDTIFRISSMTKPVIAAATMILVEECVLRLDEPVDGLLPDLADRRVLMRADGPLEETVPAERPITVRDLLTFRMGFGLVPGLPGGHPALAAAEELGLAMGPPKPATPHGPDEWLRRFGTLPLMRQPGETWLYHTGSQVLGVLIARAAGCPLEDFLRTRIFEPLGMEDTGFHVPPGKRDRFAASYLADLTTGRPELYDPAEDGRWSRPPVFPDGGAGLVSTADDYLAFGRMLLAKGRYGDGERLLSRPAVEVMTTDQLTPAQKAASGAAPGSWDHRGWGFGVQVVTGRDGIAAVPGRFGWDGGLGTSWASDPAEGLVAVLMTQRAQFPRFSPVHLDFWTLVYQAIDD, via the coding sequence ATGGGTGCCGGAGGATGGTCCACCGCTCGGCTGGACCGGATGCGTGATGTCCTGGCCCGCCATGTCGAAGAGGGCGCGGCGCCGGGCCTGGTGGCGCTGGTCAGCAGGCGCGGCGAGACCCGTGCCGAAGTGATCGGGGCGCAGGCGTTCGGTGGTGTGCCGATGCGCCGGGACACCATCTTCCGGATCTCCTCGATGACCAAGCCGGTGATCGCGGCGGCCACCATGATCCTGGTGGAGGAGTGCGTCCTGCGGCTGGACGAGCCGGTGGACGGGCTGCTGCCCGACCTGGCCGACCGCAGGGTCCTCATGCGTGCGGACGGACCACTGGAGGAGACCGTTCCGGCCGAACGCCCCATCACCGTGCGCGATCTGCTGACCTTCCGGATGGGGTTCGGTCTGGTGCCGGGCCTGCCCGGCGGCCATCCGGCGCTGGCCGCCGCGGAGGAACTGGGGCTGGCCATGGGGCCGCCGAAACCCGCCACCCCGCACGGCCCCGACGAGTGGCTGCGCCGGTTCGGGACGCTGCCGCTGATGCGCCAGCCGGGCGAGACATGGCTGTACCACACCGGGTCCCAGGTGCTGGGGGTGCTGATCGCCCGTGCCGCGGGGTGTCCGCTGGAGGACTTCCTGCGGACGCGGATCTTCGAACCGCTGGGTATGGAGGACACCGGCTTCCATGTACCGCCCGGCAAACGGGACCGCTTCGCCGCGTCCTATCTGGCGGATCTCACCACCGGGAGGCCGGAGCTGTACGACCCGGCCGAGGACGGCCGGTGGAGCCGCCCGCCGGTGTTCCCGGACGGCGGCGCGGGCCTGGTCTCGACGGCCGACGACTATCTCGCCTTCGGCCGGATGCTGCTCGCCAAGGGGCGGTACGGGGACGGTGAGCGGCTGCTGTCCCGTCCGGCGGTCGAGGTGATGACGACCGATCAGCTCACCCCCGCCCAGAAGGCCGCCTCCGGAGCGGCGCCCGGGTCCTGGGACCACCGCGGCTGGGGCTTCGGCGTCCAGGTGGTGACCGGGCGGGACGGGATCGCCGCGGTGCCCGGCCGGTTCGGCTGGGACGGCGGGCTCGGGACGTCATGGGCCTCGGATCCGGCAGAGGGCCTGGTCGCCGTGCTGATGACGCAGCGGGCGCAGTTCCCCCGGTTCTCGCCCGTCCACCTGGACTTCTGGACGCTGGTCTACCAGGCGATCGACGACTGA
- a CDS encoding helix-turn-helix transcriptional regulator: MSGYRERGSRLGGGAVVWTRDAGHGPQRVLPDGCIDLIWTDAGDAAPDGELFVAGPDTRAQLAAAPPGTRYVGLRFAPGTGPAVLGVPAHELRNLRVPLAALWPAAQVRRLTASLAGRAAADDTGAGSAAPAVGRALEETALGRLREAPPPDPAMAAVVAGLARGRGVAEVARAAGLGERLLHRRSLAAFGYGPKTLGRVLRLNRALDLARGGVPFAEVAVAAGYADQAHLAREVRAMAGVPLGRLLTESG; encoded by the coding sequence GTGAGCGGATACCGCGAGCGGGGGTCGCGGCTCGGCGGCGGTGCGGTGGTGTGGACCCGTGACGCCGGTCACGGGCCGCAGCGGGTGCTGCCCGACGGCTGCATCGATCTGATCTGGACCGACGCGGGCGACGCAGCCCCGGACGGGGAACTCTTCGTGGCCGGGCCGGACACCCGGGCCCAGCTGGCCGCGGCCCCGCCGGGCACCCGCTATGTCGGTCTGCGGTTCGCGCCCGGCACCGGCCCGGCCGTGCTCGGCGTGCCCGCGCACGAACTGCGGAACCTGCGGGTGCCGTTGGCCGCGCTGTGGCCCGCCGCGCAGGTGCGGCGGCTGACCGCGTCGCTGGCCGGGCGGGCGGCGGCCGACGACACCGGGGCCGGGAGCGCGGCGCCCGCGGTGGGCCGGGCGCTGGAGGAGACCGCCCTCGGGCGGCTGCGCGAGGCACCGCCGCCCGATCCGGCCATGGCGGCCGTGGTCGCCGGGCTCGCGCGCGGGCGCGGCGTCGCCGAAGTGGCCCGGGCGGCCGGGCTGGGGGAGCGGCTGCTGCACCGGCGCTCCCTGGCGGCTTTCGGCTACGGCCCCAAGACCCTGGGGCGGGTGCTGCGGCTGAACCGGGCGCTCGACCTGGCGCGCGGCGGTGTGCCGTTCGCGGAGGTCGCGGTGGCGGCCGGGTACGCCGACCAGGCCCATCTGGCCCGGGAGGTACGGGCGATGGCGGGCGTACCGCTGGGGCGGCTGCTGACGGAGTCGGGCTGA
- the sodN gene encoding superoxide dismutase, Ni, producing MLSRLFASKVQVSAHCDLPCGVYDPAQARIEAESVKAVQEKFQANEDPHFRARATVIKEERAELAKHHVSVLWSDYFKPPHFEKYPELHQLVNDTLKALSAAKGSTDPATGQKALDYIAQIDKIFWETKKG from the coding sequence ATGCTCTCCCGCCTGTTCGCATCCAAGGTTCAGGTCAGCGCCCACTGCGACCTGCCGTGCGGCGTGTACGACCCGGCCCAGGCCCGTATCGAGGCCGAGTCGGTCAAGGCCGTACAGGAGAAGTTCCAGGCCAATGAGGACCCCCACTTCCGCGCTCGCGCCACCGTCATCAAGGAGGAGCGCGCGGAGCTGGCCAAGCACCATGTCTCCGTGCTGTGGAGCGACTACTTCAAGCCCCCGCACTTCGAGAAGTACCCGGAGCTGCACCAGCTGGTCAACGACACCCTCAAGGCCCTGAGCGCCGCCAAGGGCTCGACCGACCCGGCCACGGGCCAGAAGGCGCTGGATTACATCGCCCAGATCGACAAGATCTTCTGGGAGACCAAGAAGGGCTGA
- a CDS encoding beta-ketoacyl-ACP synthase III, which translates to MTGSRILALGHYQPAKVLTNDDLAGMVDTSDEWIRSRVGIRTRRIARPDETVDEMAAAAAAKALAHSGLSPSDIDLVLVATSTAIDRSPNMAARVAERLGLDRPAVMDMNVVCAGFTHTLATADHTLRAGAATAALVIGADKFTEAADWTDRSTCVLLGDGAGAAVVVADDAPAGAGTVPGIGPVVWGSVPTMSNAVRIEGTPIRFSQEGQSVYRWATTQLPPIAREVCERAGIRPEDLAGVVLHQANLRIVEPVARKLGAVNAVIARDVVESGNTSAASIPLALSKLVERGEVGSGDPVLLFGFGGNLSYAGQVIRCP; encoded by the coding sequence ATGACCGGATCACGCATACTGGCGCTCGGCCACTACCAGCCGGCGAAGGTCCTCACCAACGACGACCTCGCGGGCATGGTCGACACCAGCGACGAGTGGATCCGCAGCCGGGTGGGCATCCGCACCCGGCGTATCGCGCGTCCCGACGAGACGGTGGACGAGATGGCCGCGGCGGCGGCCGCCAAGGCCCTGGCGCACAGCGGTCTTTCGCCCTCCGACATCGATCTGGTCCTGGTGGCCACCTCCACCGCCATCGACCGCAGCCCCAACATGGCGGCCCGGGTCGCCGAGCGGCTCGGTCTCGACCGTCCGGCCGTCATGGACATGAACGTGGTGTGCGCCGGGTTCACCCACACCCTGGCCACCGCCGACCACACCCTGCGCGCCGGGGCGGCCACCGCCGCGCTGGTCATCGGCGCGGACAAGTTCACCGAGGCCGCCGACTGGACCGACCGCTCCACCTGTGTGCTGCTCGGGGACGGCGCGGGGGCGGCCGTGGTGGTGGCCGACGACGCGCCGGCCGGGGCGGGAACGGTCCCGGGGATCGGCCCGGTGGTGTGGGGCTCGGTGCCCACGATGAGCAACGCGGTCCGGATCGAGGGCACCCCGATCCGGTTCAGCCAGGAGGGCCAGTCCGTCTACCGCTGGGCCACCACCCAGCTGCCGCCCATCGCCCGGGAGGTGTGCGAACGGGCCGGGATCCGCCCCGAGGACCTGGCCGGAGTGGTGCTGCACCAGGCCAATCTGCGGATCGTCGAGCCGGTGGCCCGGAAGCTGGGCGCGGTCAACGCGGTGATCGCCCGCGATGTCGTGGAGTCCGGCAACACCTCGGCGGCCAGCATTCCGCTCGCCCTGTCCAAACTGGTCGAACGCGGCGAGGTCGGCTCCGGCGATCCGGTGCTGCTCTTCGGCTTCGGCGGCAACCTCTCCTACGCGGGCCAGGTCATCCGCTGCCCCTGA
- the snpA gene encoding snapalysin codes for MTLPKLALTATLGIGLAATLTALPASAATTDHSPAQRGTAAAAYTASGEERADTTAFIKAVMKSALAKKAKAHDKSAAVTVTYDASAAPTFKAQISRSAEIWNSSVSNVTLQEGGNADFTYREGNDPQGSYADTDGHGKGYIFLDYAQNQEYDSTRVTAHETGHVLGLPDHYEGPCSELMSGGGPGPSCTNSQPDQNEIAKVNELWANGLAALDKKLAGTR; via the coding sequence ATGACACTGCCCAAGTTGGCGCTGACCGCAACGCTCGGTATCGGCCTGGCGGCGACCCTGACCGCCCTGCCCGCGTCCGCGGCCACCACCGACCACAGCCCGGCCCAGCGCGGCACCGCGGCCGCCGCGTACACCGCGAGCGGTGAGGAGCGGGCGGACACCACCGCCTTCATCAAGGCCGTCATGAAGTCGGCGCTGGCCAAGAAGGCGAAGGCGCACGACAAGTCGGCGGCCGTCACCGTGACCTACGACGCCAGCGCGGCCCCGACCTTCAAGGCCCAGATATCCCGCAGCGCCGAGATCTGGAACTCCTCGGTGAGCAACGTGACCCTCCAGGAGGGCGGCAACGCCGACTTCACCTACCGCGAGGGCAATGACCCCCAGGGTTCGTACGCGGACACCGACGGGCACGGCAAGGGCTACATCTTCCTGGACTACGCACAGAACCAGGAGTACGACTCCACCCGCGTCACCGCCCACGAGACCGGCCATGTGCTCGGCCTGCCGGACCACTACGAGGGTCCGTGCAGCGAGCTGATGTCCGGTGGCGGCCCCGGCCCGTCCTGCACCAACTCGCAGCCCGATCAGAACGAGATCGCCAAGGTCAACGAGCTGTGGGCGAACGGCCTGGCCGCCCTCGACAAGAAGCTCGCCGGCACCCGCTGA
- a CDS encoding anti-sigma factor antagonist (This anti-anti-sigma factor, or anti-sigma factor antagonist, belongs to a family that includes characterized members SpoIIAA, RsbV, RsfA, and RsfB.) yields the protein MTQPGAPRRAPVSSDAAVGPDPFSDTAADGLCPLPECRPAPDPEPRAVTYRVGRCTVVELHGEIDIAGLASVGPQLDAATTTPAVVIDLTPTAFFDCSGLGLLCRARRRVIERGGRMRLVCAHPLILRTLRAGGLAEVFHPVPTLEEALRAEEIASGAAHTASGGAGPAVRGAGSTPGGPGEG from the coding sequence ATGACACAGCCAGGCGCTCCTCGTCGTGCGCCGGTGTCGTCGGACGCCGCCGTGGGTCCCGATCCCTTCTCCGATACCGCCGCCGACGGCTTATGCCCCCTGCCGGAGTGCCGCCCGGCCCCGGATCCCGAGCCGCGCGCCGTGACGTACCGGGTCGGCCGGTGCACCGTGGTCGAGCTCCACGGTGAGATCGACATCGCCGGTCTCGCGAGTGTGGGTCCCCAGCTGGACGCCGCCACGACCACACCCGCGGTGGTGATCGATCTGACGCCCACCGCCTTCTTCGACTGCTCCGGGCTGGGGCTGCTGTGCCGGGCCCGGCGCCGGGTGATCGAGCGCGGGGGCCGGATGCGGCTGGTCTGTGCCCATCCGCTGATCCTCCGCACCCTGCGGGCGGGCGGTCTGGCCGAGGTGTTCCACCCGGTGCCCACGCTGGAGGAAGCCCTCCGGGCGGAGGAGATCGCCTCCGGCGCCGCGCACACCGCGTCCGGCGGCGCGGGGCCCGCGGTCCGCGGTGCGGGGTCTACGCCCGGCGGTCCCGGGGAGGGGTGA
- a CDS encoding pyridoxamine 5'-phosphate oxidase family protein: protein MTENEPRTALDTRFSSPDATATPWSEGRERLAAAELYWLSTVRGDGRPHVTPLLSVWHDGALYFCTGPGEQKAKNLAQNPHCTLTTGANTLHEGLDLVVEGTAAPVREDAVLRRVAAVYVTKYGEEWTFEVRDGSFHHKGGQALVYELAPATAFGFRKGAYGQTSWRF, encoded by the coding sequence ATGACGGAGAACGAGCCGCGGACCGCCCTGGACACCCGCTTCAGCAGCCCCGACGCCACCGCCACCCCTTGGTCCGAAGGACGTGAGCGGCTGGCGGCGGCCGAGTTGTACTGGCTGTCGACCGTCCGCGGCGACGGCCGCCCCCATGTCACCCCGCTGCTCTCGGTCTGGCACGACGGCGCCCTCTACTTCTGCACCGGCCCCGGCGAACAGAAGGCCAAGAACCTCGCCCAGAACCCCCACTGCACCCTCACCACCGGCGCCAACACTCTCCACGAGGGCCTGGACCTGGTGGTCGAGGGCACGGCCGCCCCGGTCCGCGAGGACGCCGTGCTGCGGCGGGTGGCCGCGGTGTATGTGACGAAGTACGGCGAGGAGTGGACCTTCGAGGTGCGCGACGGCTCCTTCCACCACAAGGGCGGCCAGGCCCTGGTCTACGAGCTCGCCCCGGCCACGGCGTTCGGCTTCCGCAAGGGCGCCTACGGCCAGACCAGCTGGCGCTTCTGA